The Cydia pomonella isolate Wapato2018A chromosome 17, ilCydPomo1, whole genome shotgun sequence genome includes a window with the following:
- the LOC133527271 gene encoding uncharacterized protein LOC133527271, translating to MVTMKMFKIFLLSYLVLIAFVLIGTGDANSERSHRIKRYLRFDNISHFFYRLNFKANMVPWNQIYAYALGFRMNWDEPPDSFHPYRHLHRRSVYDNLETLLDRNGLNGYHCIRRAVCETQMLLKPTGVYFNILKMVFRKQSSATEKWHNVTEEGCQQSISNCPFSLLEVSPYTDL from the exons atggttaccatgaaaatgtttaaaattttcttattatcttatttagttttaatagcTTTTGTGTTGATTGGTACCGGTGATGCGAATAGTGAAAGGAGTCATAGAATTAAGAGATATTTACGTTTTGACAATATTTCTCATTTTTTC TATCGCCTCAACTTCAAAGCCAACATGGTGCCCTGGAACCAGATATACGCCTACGCGCTGGGGTTCCGTATGAACTGGGACGAACCGCCTGACTCTTTTCACCCCTACCGCCATCTGCATCGGAGATCAGTCTACGATAATCTGGAAACACTGCTGGACAG AAACGGTCTCAACGGGTACCACTGCATTCGCCGCGCAGTCTGCGAGACGCAAATGCTACTAAAGCCTACGGGGGTGTACTTCAACATACTTAAAATGGTTTTTCG AAAGCAGTCATCGGCAACTGAAAAATGGCACAACGTAACAGAGGAGGGATGTCAACAGTCAATCTCCAACTGCCCCTTTTCCTTGCTCGAAGTGTCACCTTACACTGACTTATGA